In Oscillatoria acuminata PCC 6304, a single window of DNA contains:
- a CDS encoding diguanylate cyclase, with protein sequence MNGKPQLVQQESWIEPSSESNQGPELDTQLRRSPQAVGPQPSARAEGIDRLLGDRTLEQWLKPLVESIPESVILKDEQGCWLLANEAALSLFQLIGVEYAGKTNPQLSQDYPLAQELLRADAESDQTAWELSNTIDHRVEFSTASGERRSVEMKKTPLFNSDGTRQGMITVVWDPDFTDRLPVEESSRGNLGKNKDPMETIPDLMLYLKADGTILDCKNVPDQTTAIPPNFEIGLSIYEIWPLSIATEGMKYILQALETGEVQTWEYELTIHGNCYSREARIMACAEDRVVAILRDVTERKQAEAALEYVAQAVESASDAIAISDANGNHIYHNLAFSNLFEYGSVEELKGAGGPSILYTDPEVAREIFEAIAPGQSWIGSVEQRTRSGKIVQVLLRADAIKDPTGKIIGRIGISTNLTAQKQVETALQQSKQKLSLHLEQTPLAVVEFNLNGEIMEWNPAAEAIFGYSKTEILGRGMALLFPATEKLTAGQRWQDLLHQKGGACSICENVRKDGGRTICEWYTTPLIDRDGETIAVASLAQDITERVRAEEAMRHQSDRERLVSRTLARIRQSLNLEEILNTAVSEVRQFLDCDRVVVYRIWPDQSGSVVTESVIPPWPSMMEQSFGEEIFPFSCYERYCNGTVKAIDDLKAANSPDCLIEFLQSFGVNGKMIAPLLHENRLWGVLVAHQCNGIHHWQPFEISGFEQLSAQLAIAIQQSTLFKQLEAANEELQRIASLDGLTHVANRRAFDECLQREWRRTIREHSMMSLILCDIDFFKLYNDTYGHQAGDSCLKQVAQAIASAAKRPADLVARYGGEEFAVILPHTNGEGAMQVAQTIRNHVKALRIDHAKSPVGYVSISLGVSVTLPRPQDSVEKLIRSADHALYEAKSLGRDRAVLEKYSASL encoded by the coding sequence ATGAATGGTAAACCCCAATTAGTTCAACAAGAATCCTGGATAGAACCGAGTTCTGAGTCCAATCAGGGGCCGGAACTGGATACTCAACTGAGGCGATCGCCCCAGGCAGTAGGGCCTCAGCCCTCTGCAAGGGCAGAAGGGATAGACCGACTCTTGGGCGATCGCACCCTGGAGCAATGGCTAAAACCCTTAGTTGAGAGCATTCCAGAAAGCGTCATCCTCAAAGATGAACAGGGATGTTGGCTGCTGGCGAACGAAGCCGCATTAAGTCTATTCCAATTAATCGGGGTGGAGTATGCCGGTAAAACCAATCCCCAGTTGAGCCAAGACTATCCCCTCGCTCAAGAGCTTTTGAGGGCTGATGCAGAATCGGATCAAACCGCTTGGGAACTGTCCAACACAATTGATCACCGAGTGGAATTTTCCACCGCTTCCGGGGAACGGCGGTCCGTGGAAATGAAAAAGACCCCCCTCTTCAACAGCGATGGCACGCGGCAAGGGATGATCACGGTGGTTTGGGATCCAGACTTCACCGATCGCCTCCCGGTTGAGGAGTCATCCCGAGGGAACCTGGGCAAAAATAAGGACCCGATGGAGACGATTCCGGATTTGATGCTGTATTTAAAAGCGGATGGCACGATTTTGGACTGCAAAAATGTGCCGGACCAAACGACAGCCATCCCGCCCAATTTTGAAATCGGGCTTTCTATCTATGAAATTTGGCCCCTATCCATCGCTACGGAAGGGATGAAATATATACTTCAAGCCTTGGAAACTGGGGAAGTTCAAACCTGGGAGTATGAGTTAACGATTCATGGCAACTGCTACAGTCGGGAAGCGCGAATTATGGCTTGTGCAGAGGACCGGGTTGTTGCAATTTTGCGGGATGTCACTGAGCGCAAACAGGCGGAAGCGGCCCTAGAGTATGTGGCGCAAGCGGTGGAAAGTGCCAGTGATGCGATCGCCATCAGCGATGCCAATGGCAATCATATTTACCATAATTTGGCCTTTTCTAACCTGTTTGAGTATGGCAGTGTTGAAGAGTTGAAGGGCGCAGGAGGTCCCTCAATTCTCTATACTGACCCGGAAGTTGCTCGGGAAATCTTTGAGGCGATCGCCCCGGGTCAATCCTGGATCGGCTCGGTGGAACAGCGCACCCGCAGCGGTAAAATTGTTCAGGTGTTGCTCCGTGCCGATGCCATTAAAGACCCCACAGGTAAAATTATCGGACGGATTGGGATTAGTACGAATTTGACCGCCCAAAAACAGGTTGAAACCGCACTGCAACAATCTAAACAAAAACTCTCCCTACACCTAGAACAAACGCCCTTAGCCGTGGTGGAATTCAACCTCAATGGAGAGATTATGGAATGGAATCCGGCGGCGGAAGCAATTTTTGGGTATAGCAAAACGGAAATCCTCGGGCGCGGAATGGCTTTGCTCTTTCCGGCAACGGAGAAACTGACGGCGGGTCAACGATGGCAGGACCTGTTGCATCAAAAGGGAGGCGCTTGCTCAATTTGTGAAAATGTCCGGAAAGATGGCGGCAGAACCATTTGTGAGTGGTACACGACTCCCTTGATTGACCGGGATGGTGAGACTATCGCCGTAGCATCTCTGGCCCAGGATATCACCGAACGGGTACGGGCGGAGGAAGCCATGCGTCACCAGTCTGACCGGGAACGACTGGTGAGCCGGACCCTGGCCCGCATTCGCCAATCGTTGAATTTAGAAGAGATTTTGAATACGGCGGTTTCGGAAGTGAGACAATTTTTGGATTGCGATCGCGTGGTGGTGTATCGGATCTGGCCGGACCAGTCGGGGAGTGTGGTTACAGAATCGGTGATTCCTCCTTGGCCCTCGATGATGGAACAAAGTTTCGGAGAAGAAATTTTTCCTTTCAGTTGTTATGAGCGCTATTGTAACGGAACGGTCAAGGCGATCGATGATCTCAAGGCAGCGAATTCTCCGGACTGTTTGATTGAATTTTTGCAATCCTTCGGGGTGAATGGGAAAATGATTGCGCCCTTGTTACATGAGAACCGCCTCTGGGGGGTGTTGGTGGCGCATCAATGTAATGGAATTCACCACTGGCAACCGTTTGAAATTAGTGGATTTGAGCAGTTATCCGCTCAACTGGCGATCGCCATTCAACAATCGACTTTATTTAAACAGTTGGAAGCGGCGAATGAAGAATTACAGCGGATTGCGTCTTTGGATGGATTGACTCATGTCGCCAACCGGCGCGCTTTTGATGAATGCCTCCAACGGGAATGGCGGCGCACCATTCGGGAACATTCGATGATGTCTTTGATTTTGTGTGATATTGATTTTTTCAAATTATACAATGATACTTATGGACATCAAGCCGGGGATAGTTGTTTGAAACAAGTCGCCCAGGCGATCGCCAGTGCCGCCAAGCGTCCTGCTGATTTAGTCGCTCGCTATGGTGGAGAGGAATTTGCCGTGATTCTTCCCCATACCAATGGCGAAGGCGCGATGCAAGTGGCGCAAACCATCCGCAATCATGTCAAAGCCTTACGGATTGATCATGCTAAATCCCCGGTGGGTTATGTGTCGATTAGTTTGGGAGTTTCGGTGACCTTACCCCGGCCTCAAGACTCGGTGGAGAAATTAATTCGGAGTGCAGACCATGCATTGTATGAGGCGAAATCTCTCGGGCGCGATCGGGCAGTCCTGGAAAAATATTCAGCCTCGCTTTAA
- a CDS encoding ABC1 kinase family protein translates to MRRYDPQAIASYYRSRPWKVIWRAITVIWYLSSFILGLKWDEWTNQAEQQRQKRATQLQNILTTLGPTFIKVGQALSTRPDLIRKDFLDELIKLQDQLPSFDSAVAYRIIERELDKTVEELFAQITPLPVAAASLGQVYQAYLHSGEKVAVKVQRPNLKPVLTLDLFLMRWGAKAVGPWLPLNLGHDLGLIVDEFGTKLFEEVDYLNEGRNAEKFATNFSGNPMVKVPSIFWRYSSNTVLTLEWIEGYKLNDIPTMQEAGIDTNALIEVGVTTGLQQLLEFGFFHADPHPGNLFGLADGRMAYIDFGMMDQLDETTKENLVEAIVHLINKDYVELAEQFVKLGFLTPETDIWPIVPALEAVLGDILGQSVRDFNFKTITDRFSELMYEYPFRVPAKFALIIRSLVTQEGLALTMDPNFKIVDVAYPYIARRLLAGESPQLRRRLIDVLFKDGKFQWSRLENLIAIARSDTNFDIIPTAELGLRYLLSEEGAFLRRQILLALVEDDKLHTEEVRRLWNLIKEDIRPNRILDAAWGALADFSREGAAALLPSMQTGIPFFEEK, encoded by the coding sequence ATGCGGCGGTATGATCCGCAGGCGATCGCCAGTTACTATCGCTCCCGTCCCTGGAAAGTGATCTGGAGAGCCATCACCGTTATTTGGTATTTGTCTAGTTTTATTTTGGGCTTGAAGTGGGATGAGTGGACAAACCAAGCGGAACAACAACGACAAAAAAGAGCGACCCAACTTCAGAATATTTTAACCACTCTAGGACCCACCTTCATCAAGGTCGGTCAAGCTCTTTCCACCCGTCCGGATTTGATCCGTAAGGACTTCCTCGATGAACTGATCAAGCTCCAAGACCAACTGCCTTCTTTTGATAGTGCAGTCGCCTACCGCATTATTGAGCGAGAACTCGACAAAACCGTTGAAGAACTGTTCGCTCAAATTACCCCCCTACCTGTGGCCGCCGCCAGTTTAGGCCAAGTGTATCAAGCCTATTTACACAGTGGCGAAAAAGTCGCGGTCAAAGTACAGCGTCCGAATTTGAAACCTGTGCTCACCCTGGATCTGTTTTTAATGCGCTGGGGTGCGAAGGCAGTCGGACCTTGGTTACCCCTAAATTTAGGCCATGACCTAGGTTTAATTGTCGATGAATTCGGGACCAAACTCTTTGAAGAAGTGGATTATCTCAACGAAGGACGCAATGCCGAAAAATTTGCGACCAACTTCAGCGGGAATCCCATGGTCAAAGTTCCCAGTATTTTTTGGCGATATAGCAGCAATACAGTCCTAACGCTGGAGTGGATTGAGGGATATAAACTCAATGACATTCCCACCATGCAAGAGGCGGGAATCGACACCAATGCCTTAATCGAAGTTGGGGTCACCACGGGGTTACAGCAGCTTTTGGAGTTTGGCTTTTTCCATGCGGACCCGCACCCTGGGAATTTATTTGGACTGGCCGATGGTCGCATGGCCTACATTGATTTTGGCATGATGGATCAGCTCGATGAAACCACTAAGGAAAACCTGGTGGAGGCGATCGTTCATCTGATCAATAAAGATTATGTAGAATTAGCCGAACAATTTGTCAAACTGGGATTTTTAACCCCGGAGACGGATATCTGGCCGATCGTCCCGGCCTTAGAAGCAGTATTAGGGGATATCCTCGGCCAAAGTGTGCGGGATTTCAACTTTAAGACGATTACCGATCGCTTTTCGGAGTTGATGTACGAATATCCCTTCCGGGTCCCGGCTAAGTTTGCCCTAATTATTCGTTCCCTGGTGACTCAGGAAGGGTTAGCCTTGACGATGGATCCTAATTTCAAAATCGTTGATGTGGCCTATCCTTATATCGCCAGACGGTTACTAGCGGGAGAATCACCCCAGTTACGACGACGGTTGATTGATGTGTTATTTAAGGATGGCAAGTTCCAGTGGAGTCGTCTGGAAAACTTGATTGCGATCGCCCGTTCGGATACCAATTTTGATATTATCCCCACAGCAGAGTTAGGTTTGCGCTATCTCCTTTCGGAAGAAGGTGCGTTTCTGCGCCGTCAAATCTTACTGGCCTTAGTCGAAGATGACAAACTACATACAGAAGAAGTCCGTCGTCTGTGGAACTTGATCAAGGAAGATATCCGCCCGAATCGGATACTCGATGCCGCTTGGGGTGCTTTAGCTGATTTTTCGCGGGAAGGTGCGGCAGCATTGTTACCTTCGATGCAAACCGGAATTCCCTTTTTCGAGGAAAAGTAA
- a CDS encoding DegT/DnrJ/EryC1/StrS family aminotransferase, with product MNHIPPLDLSLQYHMIAQEVEASVLTLLASGRYIGGSVVAEFEQQFAAYIGTTECVSCNSGTDALYLALRALDIGPGDEVITTPFTFFATSETISRVGATPVFVDIVPETFNLDVERLEAAITEKTRGILLVHLYGQPVEMTRLMAIANQHNLAVIEDCAQSTGATWAGQKVGSIGHVGCFSFFPTKNLGAFGDGGAVTTNDPAIAAQMRILKEHGASGRYYHESVGINSRLDALQAAILQIKLRHLDFWNDRRRAIAQNYHRLLAPLAGIVPPQELPGGQGVWNQYTIRIKSQEENSQRRDRLQQQLNELGIAATVYYPLALHLQPIYQDLGYGLGDLAIAEQASREVLSLPMFPELSEQQQQEVVYGLKSFL from the coding sequence GTGAATCATATCCCCCCCCTGGATCTCTCTTTGCAGTACCACATGATCGCCCAAGAAGTGGAAGCCTCAGTGTTAACACTGTTGGCTTCCGGACGTTATATTGGCGGTTCAGTTGTGGCCGAATTCGAGCAACAGTTTGCCGCCTATATTGGCACAACCGAGTGCGTCTCCTGCAATTCCGGCACCGATGCATTATATCTAGCCCTCCGGGCGCTGGATATTGGCCCTGGGGATGAGGTGATTACTACCCCCTTTACATTTTTTGCCACCAGTGAAACGATTTCCCGAGTGGGTGCAACGCCGGTTTTTGTGGATATTGTCCCCGAGACGTTTAATTTGGATGTGGAACGCCTAGAAGCGGCGATTACGGAAAAAACCCGGGGGATTCTCTTGGTGCATCTCTATGGACAGCCGGTGGAGATGACCCGGTTAATGGCGATCGCCAATCAACACAATCTCGCTGTCATCGAAGACTGCGCCCAATCCACCGGGGCGACTTGGGCGGGACAGAAGGTAGGAAGTATCGGTCATGTGGGCTGTTTTAGCTTTTTTCCCACCAAGAATTTAGGGGCCTTTGGCGATGGCGGTGCAGTCACGACAAATGACCCGGCGATCGCCGCTCAAATGCGGATCTTAAAAGAGCATGGGGCCAGTGGGCGTTATTATCATGAATCGGTGGGAATTAATAGCCGTCTGGATGCGCTACAGGCGGCGATTCTTCAGATTAAGTTACGCCATCTGGATTTTTGGAACGATCGCAGACGGGCGATCGCTCAAAATTATCACCGCCTCCTCGCCCCTCTGGCGGGAATTGTCCCCCCACAAGAATTACCCGGGGGTCAAGGGGTTTGGAATCAATACACAATTCGGATAAAAAGTCAAGAAGAAAATAGCCAACGGCGCGATCGGCTTCAACAGCAGTTAAATGAGTTGGGGATTGCAGCAACGGTTTATTATCCTCTGGCGCTTCACTTACAGCCGATTTACCAAGATTTGGGCTATGGCTTGGGTGACTTGGCGATCGCAGAACAGGCGTCTCGGGAGGTGCTCTCTCTACCCATGTTCCCTGAGTTATCCGAGCAACAGCAGCAAGAGGTGGTTTATGGTTTGAAGTCTTTTTTGTGA
- a CDS encoding ABC transporter permease — MERIELDFIDLGLALGLMGLAIALSAWQRLGLEFQLALASARTMIQLLMVGLFLEAVFTWRNPLAVLAVLMVMLTIAAIVARNRISQKVPRLLPWVWGSIFISSAITLVYVNLLVLRQPEAWTHPQYIIPLTGIVLGNAMNSGAIAGERFVSTLNASPVEIETHLSLGATPEQAIATYRKDAIRAGLIPTINTMMVVGLVTLPGIITGQLLSGVNPLNAAAYQILIMFMLAFASLLSALLITKGIVREFFNSAAQLQKF, encoded by the coding sequence ATGGAGCGCATTGAACTAGATTTTATCGATTTGGGATTGGCCCTGGGATTGATGGGGTTGGCGATCGCGCTATCGGCATGGCAACGCCTGGGATTAGAGTTCCAACTCGCTTTAGCCAGTGCGAGGACGATGATCCAGTTGCTGATGGTGGGACTTTTCTTAGAAGCCGTGTTTACTTGGAGAAATCCCCTGGCGGTGTTGGCAGTCCTGATGGTGATGCTCACCATTGCTGCAATTGTGGCCCGGAACCGGATTAGTCAAAAGGTGCCTCGGCTGTTGCCTTGGGTGTGGGGTTCCATTTTCATCAGTAGTGCCATTACCTTGGTTTACGTTAACTTGTTGGTCCTGCGACAGCCCGAAGCCTGGACCCATCCCCAATATATTATTCCCTTGACCGGAATTGTGTTAGGAAATGCCATGAACAGTGGGGCGATCGCCGGGGAGAGATTTGTGAGCACCTTGAACGCTTCCCCGGTGGAAATTGAAACCCATTTATCGTTAGGGGCGACTCCAGAACAGGCGATCGCCACCTACCGCAAAGATGCCATTCGCGCCGGACTGATTCCCACGATTAATACCATGATGGTGGTCGGACTCGTCACCCTGCCGGGGATTATTACGGGTCAATTACTCAGCGGCGTCAATCCCTTAAATGCCGCCGCTTATCAAATTTTAATTATGTTTATGTTGGCATTTGCTTCTCTTTTGAGTGCCCTGTTGATTACCAAAGGAATTGTCCGAGAGTTTTTTAACTCAGCAGCACAACTTCAAAAATTTTGA
- a CDS encoding ZIP family metal transporter, producing MTPYLSTLALSAMPAVGSYIGGLLSEFIPPSKGNLSLTLHAAAGIILSVVGVEIMPQMLAADPPWLIFLAFVLGGGFFILMRRGIKFFQKRSKKSAKQSSAWVISLAVAIDLFSDGLMVGTSSTIAFSLALMVAIGHVLANIPTGMAVISSFKQGKTSGLFRQVLSASFIFPPVIGATLGYWIVMGQPEVIKFMLLAFTAGILTTLVVENMVPEASEHEKENYQETLCFVCGFAFVALLSTYLG from the coding sequence ATGACCCCTTACTTAAGCACATTAGCTCTATCAGCCATGCCAGCAGTCGGGAGCTATATAGGCGGACTCCTGTCCGAATTTATTCCTCCCTCTAAAGGTAATTTAAGTTTAACTCTTCATGCCGCAGCGGGAATTATCCTCTCCGTGGTAGGCGTTGAAATTATGCCTCAAATGTTGGCAGCGGATCCACCTTGGTTAATCTTCCTCGCCTTTGTTCTCGGTGGGGGCTTTTTTATTCTGATGAGAAGAGGGATTAAATTTTTCCAAAAACGCTCGAAAAAATCCGCAAAGCAATCCTCCGCCTGGGTGATTTCCTTAGCCGTAGCGATCGATTTATTTAGCGATGGGTTAATGGTGGGGACTAGTTCCACGATCGCCTTTAGTTTGGCCCTGATGGTTGCGATAGGCCATGTCCTAGCCAATATCCCCACGGGTATGGCAGTCATTTCTAGTTTTAAACAAGGGAAAACCTCCGGCCTATTTCGCCAAGTTTTATCCGCCTCCTTTATCTTTCCTCCGGTAATTGGTGCAACCCTAGGATACTGGATCGTCATGGGTCAACCGGAAGTGATTAAATTTATGCTTCTGGCCTTCACCGCTGGGATTTTAACCACCCTAGTTGTGGAAAATATGGTGCCGGAAGCCAGCGAACATGAAAAAGAAAACTATCAAGAAACACTCTGTTTTGTCTGCGGATTTGCCTTTGTAGCCCTTTTATCCACCTATTTAGGCTAA
- a CDS encoding TIGR03885 family FMN-dependent LLM class oxidoreductase: MTEFAYHASHEQFKPSVLLKYIQMAEQAGFTAGSSSDHFKPWNDRQGESGFSWAWLGAAMQATSLPFSLVCAPGPRYHPTIVAQAVATLAEMFPNRFSVALGSGEAINERITGDRWPSKAERNDRLKESVQIIRTLFAGETVNHSGLVTVQQAKLYTRPDASPAIFGAAITPETAEWMGSWVDGLLTTSRPREELQKVVEAFHRGGGTGKPMHVKVQLSYAPTLEQARQGAYEQWRTNIFKSTVLSELSTPEEFEAAAQFVKPEDLDGQVRISADLEQHIQWLRDDIELGFNRLILHNVNRQQEEFIKAFGDRVLPAFAGDRVASFV; this comes from the coding sequence ATGACGGAATTTGCTTATCACGCTTCCCATGAACAATTTAAACCCAGCGTCCTGCTGAAGTACATCCAGATGGCGGAACAGGCTGGATTTACTGCTGGGTCTTCCTCGGATCACTTCAAACCCTGGAACGATCGCCAGGGAGAAAGTGGATTTTCCTGGGCCTGGTTAGGGGCCGCCATGCAGGCCACTTCCCTCCCGTTTAGCCTCGTTTGTGCCCCGGGTCCGCGCTATCACCCGACCATTGTCGCCCAAGCCGTCGCTACCCTCGCCGAAATGTTTCCCAACCGCTTTTCCGTGGCATTAGGCAGCGGCGAGGCAATTAATGAGCGGATTACCGGCGATCGCTGGCCGAGTAAAGCCGAACGGAACGATCGCCTCAAAGAAAGTGTACAGATCATTCGCACCTTGTTTGCCGGAGAAACCGTGAACCACTCAGGTTTAGTCACCGTCCAACAGGCTAAACTTTATACCCGTCCCGACGCTTCCCCAGCCATTTTTGGGGCGGCGATTACCCCAGAAACTGCCGAGTGGATGGGGTCCTGGGTGGATGGACTCTTGACCACATCCCGTCCTCGGGAAGAACTCCAAAAAGTTGTCGAAGCCTTTCATCGCGGTGGGGGAACAGGGAAACCGATGCACGTCAAGGTGCAACTGTCTTATGCGCCCACTCTGGAACAGGCACGTCAGGGGGCTTATGAACAATGGCGGACTAATATTTTTAAAAGTACGGTTCTCTCGGAACTGTCTACCCCAGAAGAGTTTGAGGCTGCCGCGCAGTTTGTCAAACCCGAGGACCTGGACGGACAAGTGAGGATTTCTGCGGATTTAGAACAGCATATCCAGTGGTTGCGCGATGATATCGAACTTGGGTTTAACCGCCTGATTCTCCATAATGTTAACCGCCAACAGGAGGAGTTTATCAAAGCCTTTGGCGATCGCGTCTTACCGGCTTTCGCGGGCGATCGCGTTGCCAGCTTTGTATAA
- a CDS encoding glycoside hydrolase family 15 protein: MTTIYNNKPAFGKPGLKPHWTMGNKDGVGTAHALSTRLWFSLSQGVVTEVYYPTIDSPQIRELQYAIGDGKTFILQEKDHIQAKIERLAPHVLGYQLTNADPEGRYQIHKEIITDATFPCLLQQTKITGDRGAIEQLKLYVFCSPHLGSSGWENDAAIVEAAGWKILTAKKDGVWLAMVATVPFTRLSCGYIGESDGWTDLEQNYQMDWEFDSAEAGNVALTGEIALKGVEEFILGVAFGDCCHDAITTLLLALDIPYSEHRERYIEQWNQINETAIPLESGSGDGGSLYDSSFSLLLAHEDKTYPGATIASLSIPWGQAKSYDEQGAYHLVWPRDMVNTVTGLLAAGHFSTALEALIYLSVSQCTDGGFAQNFWLNGDPHWTGSQLDQVSFPITLAWRMHQHKALRNFDPYPMVLKAARYMIDRGPATEQERWEENYGYSPSTLASNIAALICAGALARENGDDAIAEFLEEYADFLEAHLEPWTVTNQGTLVPEIPRHYIRINPVKGDDPHGDEDLHGKLVAIANRPSDKPSKFPASEIVDAGFLELVRYGIRSPDDPLIVNSLKVVDAMLKVDTPYGPCWHRYNHDGFGQREDGGPFKSEGKGRAWPILTGERGHYELAAGRDVKPYLQAMEGFASSTGLLPEQIWDEEDRPELGLYLGKTTGAAMPLAWAHSEYIKLLRSLRDGQVFDFIPEVADRYLHGGKPQHPQMEMWKFNRQISKVKAGSTLRILAITPFQLHWSPDGGEMQNQSDSQSSGIGIEFVDLAIQPEEATRINFTFFWPECDKWEDKTYQVEVMN, encoded by the coding sequence ATGACTACCATTTACAATAACAAACCTGCTTTTGGAAAACCGGGGCTTAAACCCCATTGGACTATGGGAAATAAAGACGGAGTGGGAACAGCTCATGCTCTGTCTACGAGACTCTGGTTTAGCTTATCCCAGGGGGTGGTCACCGAGGTGTATTATCCCACCATTGATTCGCCTCAAATCCGAGAATTGCAGTATGCGATCGGGGATGGGAAAACCTTCATTCTTCAGGAAAAAGACCACATCCAGGCTAAAATCGAACGTCTTGCGCCTCATGTTCTGGGATATCAACTGACCAATGCTGACCCAGAAGGACGGTATCAAATTCATAAAGAAATCATCACCGACGCCACATTTCCCTGTCTGTTGCAGCAGACGAAAATCACCGGGGACCGGGGGGCGATCGAGCAATTGAAACTCTATGTTTTCTGTTCACCTCATTTGGGAAGTTCAGGGTGGGAAAATGATGCGGCGATCGTGGAAGCGGCAGGATGGAAAATTCTCACAGCCAAAAAAGATGGAGTATGGTTAGCGATGGTCGCAACCGTGCCCTTTACCCGTCTCTCCTGCGGTTATATTGGGGAAAGCGATGGCTGGACCGACCTTGAGCAAAATTATCAGATGGACTGGGAATTTGATTCCGCTGAGGCGGGGAATGTTGCTCTGACGGGAGAAATAGCACTCAAGGGAGTGGAGGAGTTTATCCTGGGAGTGGCTTTTGGCGATTGCTGTCATGATGCCATCACCACCCTGTTACTGGCTCTGGATATCCCCTATTCGGAACATCGTGAGCGATACATTGAACAATGGAATCAAATCAACGAAACGGCCATCCCTCTGGAAAGTGGAAGTGGGGATGGGGGGAGCTTGTATGACAGCAGCTTTAGTCTATTACTCGCTCACGAAGATAAAACCTACCCGGGGGCGACGATCGCCTCTCTGTCGATTCCCTGGGGACAAGCTAAAAGCTATGATGAACAGGGAGCCTATCATCTCGTTTGGCCCCGAGATATGGTCAACACCGTGACCGGGTTACTCGCTGCTGGACATTTCAGTACCGCCTTAGAAGCCTTAATTTATTTATCTGTCTCTCAATGTACTGATGGGGGGTTTGCTCAAAACTTCTGGTTAAACGGCGATCCCCACTGGACGGGAAGTCAACTGGATCAGGTGTCTTTTCCCATCACCTTGGCATGGCGGATGCACCAACACAAAGCCCTGCGGAACTTCGACCCCTATCCGATGGTACTCAAGGCGGCACGATATATGATCGATCGCGGTCCAGCCACAGAACAGGAGCGTTGGGAAGAAAATTATGGCTATTCTCCCTCCACTTTAGCCTCGAATATCGCCGCGCTGATTTGTGCCGGGGCTTTAGCGCGGGAAAATGGGGACGATGCGATCGCCGAGTTTTTAGAGGAGTATGCGGACTTTTTGGAAGCGCATTTGGAACCCTGGACAGTGACCAATCAGGGGACTTTAGTGCCAGAGATTCCCCGGCATTATATTCGGATTAATCCGGTGAAGGGGGATGACCCTCATGGGGATGAGGATTTGCACGGAAAATTGGTGGCGATCGCCAATCGACCCTCGGATAAACCATCGAAGTTTCCCGCGAGTGAAATTGTTGATGCCGGGTTTTTGGAACTGGTCCGCTACGGCATCCGCAGTCCCGATGACCCCTTGATTGTTAACTCCCTCAAGGTGGTTGATGCAATGCTCAAAGTCGATACGCCTTATGGTCCCTGTTGGCATCGGTATAATCACGATGGGTTTGGACAACGAGAAGATGGCGGCCCTTTCAAAAGTGAGGGCAAAGGACGAGCATGGCCCATCCTGACAGGAGAACGAGGTCATTATGAATTAGCTGCCGGACGGGATGTAAAGCCCTATCTTCAAGCAATGGAAGGGTTTGCTTCCTCTACCGGATTGTTACCGGAGCAAATTTGGGACGAAGAGGACCGCCCGGAATTGGGGTTATACTTAGGCAAAACCACTGGTGCAGCGATGCCGTTAGCTTGGGCACATTCGGAGTATATTAAACTGTTGCGATCGCTGCGGGATGGCCAAGTCTTTGATTTTATTCCCGAAGTGGCCGATCGCTATCTTCACGGGGGGAAACCTCAGCATCCCCAGATGGAAATGTGGAAGTTCAACCGGCAGATTTCTAAGGTTAAAGCCGGTTCAACCCTACGAATTCTGGCAATTACCCCGTTCCAATTGCATTGGTCCCCGGATGGTGGAGAAATGCAGAACCAAAGTGATTCTCAATCCTCGGGAATTGGCATTGAGTTTGTCGATTTGGCGATTCAACCGGAAGAAGCGACCCGAATTAACTTTACCTTTTTCTGGCCGGAATGCGATAAATGGGAAGACAAAACCTATCAGGTTGAGGTGATGAATTAG